One Sulfitobacter sp. M39 genomic window, GCTGCACGGGGGGTGCTCGCCCATCCGGCAAGCACGCCACCGCGCAATGCGCCGGCCCCCAGACCCACAGCGATGGTGATGGTCGCAGTGCCAAAGGCCATCGCGAAAGCACCGGCAATCCCGACGCCCGCGATCCCCATCTGAAGCGTGATGATCAGCACGAACAGTCCCCCCGTGCATGGGCGGATCGCGATAGAGCCGATCAGCAGCAGCGTCTCGCGCAGGGTGGTCGCATTTTGAACCTGTTCAGCGGTGGGGCCATGGGCATGGCCGCAGGTGGCGCAGATACCGTCGTGATCGTGATCGTGATCGTGATTGTGATGGGTGTCGTGATGATCTTGCGGCGCGGGAAGCGTCGCGCGGAAATGGCGCAGGCCACGCCAGAACAGCCACAGCCCGACACAGGCAATCGCGCCGTAGCTGACGGGGGCCATAATCGCCTCTGTCAGCGCAATCATACGCGCGCGCCCCAACTGCAACAGGCTCACGCCGGTATAGACCAGAGCCACCGCCGTCACGGCCTGACCCAGCGAGGATAACAGCGCAATCACCGACAGGCGCAGCATTGGCACAGCCTTGGCCGCGCCATAGCCGCCGATCAACACCTTGCCGTGACCGGGGCCTGCGGCATGCACCACGCCATAGGCGAAACAGGCGGACAGCAGGGCGGTTACCGCCTCTGGCTGGCCCGCACGCACGGCGCGAAGCGAGAGGGCGATGCTGTTTTGAAACGCGCGTTGATGCGCCGCAGCCCATTGCGCGAGCCGGTCAAAGCCGCCGGTCCACCACAGTGCGGCAAGGGCGATGACCACGCCCAAGGCGATCACGGTCAGGGCGCGGCGCATGTCACATTCACCGTCGGTGCCATTTGCGCGCCGATATCCGGCAGACCCGCGTCGGACGGATCGGTCTGGGCATCAAGCTGGGCAAGCTGTTGTTGCAGCGCCTCCATCGTGGCGGTGACATCGGGCATGGCGACGCGGGCGCGACAGGTCGGCGCGCGCGTGGTGTCTATTGCGGTCGTGATATCGTAGGCGGTGTAATAGGTCTCATCGTATGGTTTGATGGTGATCGCTGTCCCCGCGGGGATTGCGGTTTCCAGCGCACGGGTATGCATCGTAGTGATCTGTCCGTTGTCGAACTGCGTCGCAATATCGGTCGGGCCGGACAGCGCGATGGTGTTCGCTTCGGTGCTGAGGACCAGATCGCCGTTGAACCCGTCGACCCACTGCATGTCAAAGCCGTTCAGCGTCGCAAGCTCCGTTTCCGTGAGCGCCCCGTCGCCGTCGGCATCAAGGCCCATATCCTCGGTCACCAGCAAGGAATAGAGCGCGTCATATTCCCAGGTCACCCGCACATGGGTCAGTTGCCCTTGATCGTCGGCCACAAGCGAGAGCTGCGTGTCGATGAACACATGGGGGTGCGCGGCCAGCGGCGCGGCCCAGAGGGTGAGAACAAAGGGGGCAAGCTGTCGGATCATAGGGGGTGTGATACAAGTCTTGGACAGGGGGCGCAATTGCGCGGGCGGCGGATAGGCGCGCTTCCACTCGGCGCGGTTTACCCACCCATGCGCCGGCTAAGGTAGCGTTCAAGCTGGGCCATCGCATCATAGATAAGCACCGCAAAAAGTCCCACGATCAACCCGCCTTGCAGCACATAGGCGGTGTTGTTGGTCAGCAGCCCGGCGATGATGACTTCGCCAAGGGTGCGCGCGGCAACGGTGGAGCCGATGGTGGCGGTGCCAAGGGCAATAACGACGGACAGGCGGATGCCGGTCAGGATCACGGGCAGGGCGAGGGGAAGCTCCACCCGCCACAGGCGTTGCCAGCGGTTCAGCCCCATGCCGCGTGCGGCCTCCATCGTGGCGGGGGGCAGGGTCGACAGGGCGGTGATCGCATTTTCGAAAATTGGGAGCAGCCCATAAAGAAACAGCGCCACCAGCGTCGGCCCCGCCCCGAACCCCAAGGCAGGCACGGCAAGCGCCAGCACCGCGACGGGGGGGAAGGTCTGACCGATGTTGGTGATCGTGCGCGACAGCGGCAGGAAGGACGCGCCCACAGGACGGGTGACAAAGATCGCCAGCGTCACCGCCACCAGCGTCGCCGCAACAGAGGCAAGGGCCACCAGCCCAAGATGGCTGAGCGAGAGCGACAGCAAAGAGCTGCGCGCGTAAATGACCGGTCCGCCCGCCGGGGCTAGCGGCGCAAAGAGCGGCGCGAACCAATCGGGCCGGAGCACCAGAGCGAGCAGCAGCGCCAGCAAGCAGGCGCGTAGCAGATTGCCCGCTGTCATGCGTGTACCTCGGCCCGGGCGCGGATCGCGTCCAGCGTCACGCGGCCGATAATCTTGCCCTTATCGGTGATCGGCACGGCGCTGCGCCCCGTCCACAGGCAGGCCGACAGCGCGTCGCGTAAATTGGCGTCGCGGGAAAGGGGCGTGCCGCTGGCGGGGCCGTCTTCAATCACCTCAGCCAGCGGGGTCAGGGACAGCAGCCGCAGCGGGCGTTCGACATCGCCGACCATATCGGCGACGAAGTCGGTCGCAGGGTGGGTGATGATCTCTGCAGGGGTGGCATGTTGCACCAGCTTGCCGCCATCCATCACCGCCACGCGGTCGCCCAGACGAATGGCTTCCTCCATATCATGGGTCACGAGGATGATGGTTGAGCCGAGCGCCTGCTGGATGCGGCGCAGATCCTCTTGCGCGCGGGTGCGGATGATCGGGTCGAGCGCGCCAAAGGGTTCATCCATCAGGATCAGATCAGGGCGCGAGGCGAGGGCTCGTGCTACGCCGACCCGTTGTTGTTGCCCGCCCGACAGTTCAGAGGGGTAGCGGTGGCGGAATTCTTGCGGTGCCATCGAGAAGAGATCAAGCAGCTCGTCCACGCGGGCGTCGATCTTGTCACGGGGCCAGCCCAGCAGTTGCGGCACCGCGCCGATATTGCGCGCGACCGTGTGATGCGGGAACAGCCCG contains:
- a CDS encoding nickel/cobalt transporter — translated: MRRALTVIALGVVIALAALWWTGGFDRLAQWAAAHQRAFQNSIALSLRAVRAGQPEAVTALLSACFAYGVVHAAGPGHGKVLIGGYGAAKAVPMLRLSVIALLSSLGQAVTAVALVYTGVSLLQLGRARMIALTEAIMAPVSYGAIACVGLWLFWRGLRHFRATLPAPQDHHDTHHNHDHDHDHDGICATCGHAHGPTAEQVQNATTLRETLLLIGSIAIRPCTGGLFVLIITLQMGIAGVGIAGAFAMAFGTATITIAVGLGAGALRGGVLAGWASTPRAAQIAALIELAAGLGVALLAGGLLLRAI
- a CDS encoding DUF1007 family protein; translation: MIRQLAPFVLTLWAAPLAAHPHVFIDTQLSLVADDQGQLTHVRVTWEYDALYSLLVTEDMGLDADGDGALTETELATLNGFDMQWVDGFNGDLVLSTEANTIALSGPTDIATQFDNGQITTMHTRALETAIPAGTAITIKPYDETYYTAYDITTAIDTTRAPTCRARVAMPDVTATMEALQQQLAQLDAQTDPSDAGLPDIGAQMAPTVNVTCAAP
- a CDS encoding ABC transporter permease, yielding MTAGNLLRACLLALLLALVLRPDWFAPLFAPLAPAGGPVIYARSSLLSLSLSHLGLVALASVAATLVAVTLAIFVTRPVGASFLPLSRTITNIGQTFPPVAVLALAVPALGFGAGPTLVALFLYGLLPIFENAITALSTLPPATMEAARGMGLNRWQRLWRVELPLALPVILTGIRLSVVIALGTATIGSTVAARTLGEVIIAGLLTNNTAYVLQGGLIVGLFAVLIYDAMAQLERYLSRRMGG
- a CDS encoding ABC transporter ATP-binding protein, whose protein sequence is MIEIDNITKIYDSARAVDGVSMTIDTGTITVIVGTSGSGKTTLLRLINRLEEPTSGEVRINGQSTLDVKPHILRRRIGYAIQGHGLFPHHTVARNIGAVPQLLGWPRDKIDARVDELLDLFSMAPQEFRHRYPSELSGGQQQRVGVARALASRPDLILMDEPFGALDPIIRTRAQEDLRRIQQALGSTIILVTHDMEEAIRLGDRVAVMDGGKLVQHATPAEIITHPATDFVADMVGDVERPLRLLSLTPLAEVIEDGPASGTPLSRDANLRDALSACLWTGRSAVPITDKGKIIGRVTLDAIRARAEVHA